One Oncorhynchus masou masou isolate Uvic2021 chromosome 27, UVic_Omas_1.1, whole genome shotgun sequence genomic window carries:
- the LOC135515493 gene encoding zinc fingers and homeoboxes protein 3-like produces the protein MTRTKWTAELDKYPDPAAAAKLTEKSPADSSKGGTGIMSPKSQGRAGTASPYNLAPAPFGLNQNHVVCLPLVSEHLKFLWACSDQTQELDGVTYLIEAFNVFPYPTLGETASLAQSCSLHLDQVRVWFMVQRLRYGISWDAEEICMARCKMCGPNQVKEKDKKEKEEKVLPPLSKEDDGRNRIEHSPVSTSNQLNSLSFESSSPVPRKSHKHHLVVAPNNSNLQHPSPPLPVCLVAPPTTTGQTLEAPDKPQRHCQDFHSELWRSFGRNTNPPKEELQRLQALTRLHMKYIRKWFCNRRFLLHHRVKADPESEENGQPQPNDLLSSQTQLIQRLTQPPPPTDSRVRSSPAKKRVCQVDDVDFLSRSRNGNPVHGNPANTPHQIRSNLKVKEKEKEPADVQKKKKTGAADKEKTARAGAKRWTKNIKKELKEERKAVGITKFIDDDGEEQVLKMGPWPKNKTIAQLELLRHFFLTCQWPTKGDYTQLQQQTGLSRKALTQWFGDTRYYVKKGMERWMSGEEHREVLAQIRGKQRQRQRDWLMTEETGPSGSSSVQSSAYRDS, from the exons ATGACCAGAACAAAGTGGACAGCAGAGCTGGACAAGTATCCAGATCCAGCTGCTGCTGCTAAGCTCACAGAGAAGA GCCCCGCTGACAGCAGCAAGGGGGGCACAGGGATCATGTCCCCCAAAAGTCAGGGGAGGGCAGGCACAGCATCCCCATACAATCTGGCTCCGGCTCCCTTCGGCCTCAACCAGAACCACGTGGTGTGTCTGCCTCTGGTCTCCGAGCACCTGAAGTTCCTGTGGGCGTGCTCAGACCAGACCCAGGAACTGGACGGCGTGACTTATCTCATAGAGGCCTTCAACGTGTTCCCATACCCGACCCTGGGGGAGACGGCATCGCTCGCCCAGAGCTGCTCTCTGCATCTGGACCAG GTCAGAGTGTGGTTCATGGTCCAGCGGCTCCGCTATGGGATCAGCTGGGATGCAGAAGAGATCTGTATGGCACGGTGCAAGATGTGCGGACCAAACCAGGTGAAGGAGAAGGAcaaaaaagagaaagaggagaaggtaTTGCCTCCCCTCAGTAAGGAGGATGATGGGAGAAACAGGATCGAACATTCACCTGTCTCCACCTCGAATCAGCTTAACAGCCTGTCCTTCGAGTCCTCCTCACCCGTTCCTCGAAAAAGCCATAAACACCACCTTGTTGTTGCACCCAATAACTCCAATCTGCAACAcccttctcctccactccctgtgTGCTTAGTGGCGCCCCCCACAACCACAGGGCAAACCCTCGAAGCCCCCGACAAACCCCAGAGGCACTGTCAGGATTTTCACTCAGAACTGTGGCGGAGCTTCGGCCGTAACACAAATCCTCCGAAGGAGGAGCTCCAGCGTCTGCAGGCCCTCACCAGGCTCCACATGAAGTACATCCGCAAGTGGTTCTGCAACCGGCGTTTCTTGCTCCACCACCGCGTCAAGGCCGACCCAGAGTCTGAAGAGAACGGCCAGCCACAGCCCAACGACCTCCTGTCCTCACAGACACAGCTTATTCAGCGTCTGACACAACCACCACCGCCAACTGACAGCAGGGTCAGATCATCACCGGCGAAGAAAAGGGTCTGTCAAGTAGATGATGTCGACTTCCTAAGCAGGAGCCGCAATGGTAACCCTGTCCATGGCAACCCCGCTAACACCCCCCACCAGATTAGGTCAAACTTGAAGGTGAAGGAAAAAGAGAAAGAACCAGCGGACgtacagaagaagaagaagacgggAGCAGCAGACAAAGAGAAAACGGCCAGAGCTGGAGCTAAGAGATGGACAAAGAACATCAAGAAGGAACTGAAGGAGGAGCGGAAAGCGGTGGGGATCACCAAATTCATCGATGACGACGGAGAAGAACAAGTTCTCAAAATGGGCCCGTGGCCGAAGAACAAGACAATAGCCCAGCTGGAGCTCCTGAGACACTTCTTCCTCACCTGCCAGTGGCCCACCAAAGGGGACTACACGCAGCTGCAGCAGCAGACAGGCCTCTCGCGGAAGGCTCTCACCCAGTGGTTCGGAGACACCCGCTACTACGTCAAGAAGGGCATGGAACGCTGGATGAGTGGGGAAGAGCACCGGGAGGTCCTGGCGCAGATTAGGGGGAAGCAGAGGCAACGGCAGAGGGACTGGTTGATGACTGAGGAAACCGGTCCATCAGGGTCCTCCTCCGTGCAGTCTTCTGCTTACCG